The stretch of DNA AAACTGAGGATTTTCTTATTATTTGGCTTTATTTCCTGCTAATTGAGTGTGATTGCTTATAATCGCTTGTAATCAGATTTGACATAAAAATGAAAATATGATTAAATGTTTTTAGAAAGTCATCCTCAAGGGTGGGGTGACAATATTCAATAAAAAAATCAATAATATGAGGTCATGAATGCCTTAGTATATTGAAATATATACTAAGGCATTTTTTGTTTGGTAGGTTTTTTTAGTCACTTTGCAAGGACAAAATTAGAGCCTCTAGAAATAGAAAAATTTTGAAAATGGGAGGTGGTTTTTATGAGGGTTAGAAAAAAAGATAAAATTTTTCGGTTTTCAGAGAATTAGTAAAAAGAGTTTCATATATTTAATGGAAATGCATAATAAAGAAGGGAGGAATTTTGGAAAAATTATTTTTTTATAACCATGATTTGATGGAGATTCTGGATACTAACGAAACCTAAAAGTGAGATTTTGATGAACAAGAATCATTCGAAAATCCAAAAATCTAGAAGGAGGTAGGAATATAATGAAGAATATAAGTAAGATAGGTTTTATAGTTTTTTTTGTTTTAACTTTTGCAGTTACTATAGCTTTTGCCCAAGGAATTTCTGTGAGCCAGGATTTACCCGATAACCCGGTTATGAGCACAGGCCCCTTAGGCGAGCAAGCTACATCAGCAAAAACACTTTCTCTTACTGCTGCTGAAGTTGACAAAATAAGAGCTGGCAATTATACTGCAGCTATTTCTTTTCACTACTCTGGTAACGATTGGTCGAAAGCCCAAGCTCGTGCCTTGCAAGAAACCTTTGAAAAAATGGGTATAGAAGTTGTTGCCATTACTGACGCCCAATTTAAACCAGAAAAGCAGGTGTCGGATATTGAAACTATTATGGCTATGAATCCAGACATTATTGTCAGTATTCCAACTGATCCAACGGCTACGGCACCTGCATATAAAAGAGCAGCAGAAGCTGGCATAAAATTAATATTTATGGATAACGTTCCTGCTAATATGAAACCTGGAAGAGATTATGTCAGTGTTGTCTCTGCTGATAACTATGGTAATGGTGTAGTTTCAGCCGAGATTATGGGGGAAGTTCTGAATGGTAAAGGTAAGATAGGGATGATATTTCATGATGCAGATTTTTTTGTAACAAAACAAAGAGCACAGGGGTTCGAAGATACAATTAAAAAAGAGTTCCCCAATATAGAAATTGTAGCTCGTGGCGGATTTATAGATCCTAATAAATCTGCTGGTGTGGCATCAGCTATGATCACCAGAAATCCAAATTTAGAGGGTATTTGGGTCAATTGGGATGTTCCAGCTGAAAGCACAATTTCTATCTTAAGGTCATCAGGAATAAACGATATTGTAATTACAACTTGTGATTTAGGAGAAAATGTAGCAATAAACATGGCACAAGGTGGCATGGTTAAAGGCATAGGAGCCCAGTTACCATATTGGCAGGGAGTTGCAGAAGCAATAATTGCTGGGTATTCATTACTAGGTAAAGATGTCGCCCCCTATTATGCTGTTCCCGCTTTGAAAGTTACTAGAGACAACTTACTTGAAGCCTGGAAAACTGCATACAACACTGAACCACCTGAAACCATTACCCGTTATTTCAAATAAAGTGAAAATAGTGATATTTTGTAAAAATATTCACTTCTAAAATGAAAAAGAACAGTGATTAACAAAATGAAAAATAAGTTAATAAGGGGAAGAAAAAAACACAATGTTGGAAAACTATTTAATATAATACTCTTTGAAAATTTTAATATAGTTTATAAGATAGGAAAATTTTTTGTAAAAAAGGACGAAAGCATAATTCTTGTCATAGGCAGAAGCAGGGGAAACAAGGGTGAAGATGGGGACGTTGAAAAAAGATTTCTCTTAAGGAAATGAATCAACTCCCTTACTGTAAAACCTTTAACTTTCTGAACGAAAATAGCCTTAAGTAAAGCCCGACGGGAGTACCCTGTTCTGCCCATCATATTACTAAAATGTGGGACAACAAACCAATCCAGATAATAAAGATGTGGTATCAAATAAATTATATAGTGAGGAAGTAAAAGCATTAATATTGAAGGTATTAAAAGTTGGTTACAATGCATGTTTTAGAGCTTCTAAAGACACTAAAAAATATACAAAAAAGGAGGAGTACAGCTATGACTGAGCATGTTCGAATCAACAATGAAAATTTCGTTGTTGACGGACGAATAATATCTATGTACAGTGGTTCTATACATTATTGGCGCATTAAACAGGAAAGATGGAGTGAAATATTGGATAAGGTAAAAGGGTTAGGCTTTACTGGAATAACCACCTATATTCCTTGGGAAATTCACGAAATTACAAAGGGGACCTTTGACTTTGGCGAGATTGAAACAAGCAAAGATATTGACAAGTTTCTTTCGTTATGTGATGAAAAAGGATTAACTGTGTCAGTAAGGCCCGGACCCCAAATCAATTCTGAATTAACTTGGTTTGGTTTTCCAGAAAGAATTATAAAAAATGCCAATTATCAAGCTAAAAATCCAAAAGGCGGTAAAGTTATACTTAACCAGGTACCAAAACCAATACCTGCATTATCTTATACCAATGAAAATTTTCTTGCAGAAGTAGATATTTGGTATGATGCTATTTGTCCTATTCTAGAAAAGCACCAGCCTCCAAAAGGTAATCTTGTTGCTGTACAAATAGACAATGAAATGGGATACTTTTTCCACATTAATCCTTATACAACAGATTACAGCGAAAGCTCAAAAACCCTTTACAGAAGTTTTTTGAAAGAAAAATATGAAAGTATTCAAAAACTTAATAATATGTATCACTCAAATTACCTTTGTTTTGAAGAAATCAATCCACCCGTTCGTTTCGAAGGGGCTTCAAAAGATGAGTTGCCATATTATTTAGATTGGATTGAATATCGTGAATATTATTTAATAAATAGTATAAGAAATTTAGGAAATCGCATGAGAAAGAGAGGTATAAATGTTCCTCTTTTTCATAACTATCCTCATCCTTTAGGACCAGGAGGTGCGTCAGGTGCCCCTTCAACTCCGTTTAACCTGCCCAAATTAGAGGAAGAAATAGATTTTGTCGGTTTTGATATTTATTCCAAAAAAGAACTATATAACCATGTGAAAACTATTACATCATATGTTGCAGGATGTAGTAGATTTCCTTATATACCTGAATTGGGAACCGGTGTATGGCCTTGGTATATAAAACCAGGAAATATTGAGGACGAAGCATTTACTACAAAAGCTGCATTAATGCACGGAATAAAGGAATTCAATCGATATATGTTGGTAGACAGAAATAAATGGCTAGGATCTCCAATTTCTCATAAAGGAGAAATCAACAAAAAATCCTACCCTATACATGAAAAAATTACGAAAAATTTAATGAAATTTAGATGGAATGACTTTGATAAACAAACGGATGTGCTTCTAGTGGTCAACCGAGACTATGATAGGCTCGAAGCAGCAACGACACTACTTCCGGTAGAAGGAGATTTTCTTGAATCAGTATTTGGATTTTCTGAATATCCAGATTCTAAAATTGTTTCAACAAATACTTTCGGTTTTAAAAAGCCAATACAAATAGAGAAAAGTAACTGGTTCGATACTTTCTACAAAGCTTTGAGTTCCGGAGGTTTTTCATTTAACCTTGGTGATACTGAACAGGTTTTTGAAAAATGGATGAAATATAAAGTTGTTGTAATAACATCATTTGAATATCTAAGTGAGGAAATTAGTAAGAAATTAATCAAATATATCGAAATTGGAGGAAATCTGATAATTGGTCCAAGCATTCCTGAATTAAACGAGAGTTTCAAAGAAACCTCATCTTTAAAGTTATTTGTAGAAAAGGCTCACAGAGAAATTATCAAAAATTCAACGAATAAAGCTATTGAAAAATACTCTATCGGGAAAGGTAATTTATTTGTAATTTCAGAAAAAGAGACAGTTAAAAGTTCAATAGAAAATATATTAGGTAATTTAAAAGTCTCAAAAATCAGAATGAATAACGAAAAGCTAGATGCCGTATTGTATAAACACAAATCAAAGGACGAATTTATTCTCTTTATCGCAAATCCTACCTTTGAAGAGATAGATGCAGAAATTGAGTTACCAATTAGTACAAATATGGTGACAGATGTATGGAATGAAGAAGAAATTAAAACTGAAAATGGGATACTTAAAGATAAATTATCACCTTATGAAATTAAAATATTAAAACTATAATAAACAAAAAATAGAAAGGAGAAGAATTGAGATGTTAGACAAAAACCCATTAATGATTGATTTGGATATTGATCAATGGTCAAAGCTTCATAATGAATTTCTACTGGGGGTTAGAGAGAAAAAAAGAATCACTCTAATCCATGAAAAAGGAAAAGTTTTGAACATAACCCATTCACACAATGAATCCATTAATAGGCCAATAAGCATAGTTGTGGATCCTCAACGAGATGCTAAAGAATTGTTTGAAGCGAATAAAGAAAGTACAGAACTAGTTATAATTTTAGATAGAGGTAGTGTTGAAACCTACTATGATGAAGTCCAATCCGCTTGGACAGCTGAAGAAGATCTTGATCATTACATGTACAGAATGTATTCAAAACTTGATTGTTACTATCCAGGAATAGTGACATATCCTGGACCGGCCAGCAAGCAACTTGGTCTTCAATGGTTACTGCCGGGAAAACCGGGTTTTCTTGAAGTTGAATCTCTAATAAATAATTTTGTAGAGAAAAGTACTGTTGTTACTATGGCAGTTTTTGAAGATTCTACCAAATTATGGACAAGTTTAATTCTAGGATTCAATGAAAAAAAGAAGATATCTTTAATAACATCAGTTAAACAAGGCTTGATAGAAAAGAACTGGAGAAATGAATATTCAAAAATTAACAGTTGGGTTAATGATAGTTATTGGAAGATTGGACTTGCTATCTACATGAGCAAAGAAACGTATCAAGAAATTTCAGAAAGTAAAGATTGTGGATATAAGTTTAAGCAGCTTTGTTCTGATGGCACAATAATTGTAGACCCCAGTAATAATAACCTAGACACTTTAATTGCAAAATACGAATTGCACGAATTAAGTTAAGAAAACTAATTAATTTTAATATATTCTCTTCAGAAATCCCCAAAAACAAAAATTAATGAAAGGTAAAATTAGTTAAGGCAAGAAGAAAAAGAGCTAAAATATTGGATAATTATCCAATAAGCTCTTTAAAAATTGAAAAGTAATTAGAAATGAAGTATTTTTAGGAAAAATACACATGATAGAAGACAGCAAATCGTCCGTATTTTTTATAATTTTTGAATTTACTTTGTTCTTTGTTGTTATGAAAAAAGAACAAAATAACTAGCAAGCAAGATAACAAAAGCCCGATTTTTATGATGAAAATAGATATATTGGTTAGTAGAAGATAAAGTTCTAGAATTTGTGAGAAAGAAGAAAAGGGTAAAAATTACTGAAAAAATTGTTTTAACTTAAGAGACAACTTTTTTCAAAGTTGTTTCTTTTCAGAAAGGATGGTTAAAGTGTGCGAACTTCTTTTGAAAATGGAGAATATTTCCAAATCATTCGACAAAATAAAAGTCCTCAAAGAAGTAAACTTTGAGTTAAGAAAGGGAGAGATCCATGCTCTGGTCGGAGGAAATGGTGCAGGGAAGTCTACTTTAATGAAAATTCTTACAGGAGTTTATAAAAAAGATAGTGGAAATATATTCATTAATGGCACAAAAATAGAAATAAACGAACCAAAAGATGCAAAAGTCAACGGGATCGCCATGGTATTTCAGGAATTCAGTCTTGTGCCTACTTTAACAATTGCCCAAAATATATTTTTAAATCAAGAACCAAAAAACAGATTAGGATTGATAGACGATAAAAAATGTCTTAAAAAAGCTCAAACATTACTAAATAGTTTACATATTGATGTACATCCCGAGGAGACTATAGACAAATATAGTGTAGCTTACTGGCAGTTGGTTGAAATTGCCAAGGCATTGTCCTACAATTCTAAAATTTTAATAATGGATGAACCAACTTCTTCATTAAGTGAAAACGAAACTGAAATTCTATTTGATTTTATGAAGCATCTAAAAGAAAAAGGAATTTCAATTATTTATATTTCACACAGAATGGAAGAAATTTTGAAGATAGCAGATAGAGTTACAATTTTACGAAACGGAGAAAATGTTTTAACTCAAAATAGTAGCAGCTTAACTCTTGAACAAATTATAGAACATATAGTTGGTAGAGAATTAGAGCACGCCTTCGAATGGCAGAAAAGAGATATTGAGAGAAAAGAGCCAGTATTAAAAGTTAAAAATCTCTATTCAAAAAGGCATAACCTTAATAACATAAGTTTTGAGTTATATCCCGGAGAAATTTTAGGCGTAGCTGGTTTAATGGGAAGTGGAAGAACAGAGATTGTAGAGTCTCTTTTTGGGATAAAGTCATACGACTCAGGAGAAATAAGGATAAATAATAAGAAAGTAAATATCAAATCCCCTCAAGAGGCTATGAATGCAGGGTTAGCATTAGTACCTGAAAACAGGAGAACAAAGGGACTGATTTTGGATCATAGTGTAAAAGATAATATACTTCTTCCTATCCTTAAAAAACTTAAAGAAAAATTATTTATAAATGATAAAAAGGGCAGAGATATAACAGAAAAATTAATTAAGACACTTAGTATTAAAACTGAAGGAATTAATCAGAAGGTAAAATTTTTATCAGGTGGTAATCAACAAAAGGTGGTAATAGGAAAATGGACCGCACATCAACCAGAGATTTTTCTTATGGATGAACCAACCATAGGGGTAGACATAGGTGCTAAAACTGAAATAATAGAATTAATAAGAAGCCTTGCTATTGAAAATAAATCAATTGTGATCATATCGTCCGAGTTACAAGAGCTTCTGGCTATTAGTGATAGAATTATAGTATTAAAAAATGGTATGGTTGCCAGGGCTATTAATAGAGAAGATATTTTTTCAGAGGAGGAATTGCAACATGCCGTACAAAAAGGATAGTAAGTTAGTTAGAAAAAATCTAAATTGGCGACAAAATATTGTTTATATTGCCTTCATAGTTGTATTCTTATTTTTTTCTGTTACACTTTTCGATGCAGGATTTTTATCAAAAGTTAATATCCTAAATGTATTTAGACAGACAGCGATAATTGCAGTAATGGGAGTTGGCATGACATTTGTTATATCTACTGGAGAAATAGATTTATCAGTTGGATCAATTACAGCTTTATCATCTTTAACCACCGCTCTTTCGTTAGAAGCAGGATATGGCATAATTTTATCCTCAATAATTGGGGTCGGCACAGGTTTACTTATTGGCCTTGCAAATGGACTTTTGACTACCACAGTTGGTATACCCTCTTTCATTGTTACTTTGGGTATGATGCAAGTTGTAAGGGGGGCTGCAATGTGGATTACAAATACTGCACCAGTGCCCATTATGAATGAATCTTATAATTTTTGGTTTGGTTCGGGTAATATTGGCAGTATACCAGTTTTACTTTTTTGGATGATTTTGATAGGGATAGCTGGTGATCTAGTATATAGAAAGACTACTTTTGGTAGATATACTCTTGCTACAGGAGGAAATGAAGAAGCAGCAAGATATACGGGTATTAATACAAATAGAATAAAATTGCTGACTTTTACACTTTCTGGGGCCTTGGCTGGTTTAGCAGGTATGTTATATGCTGGGAGAATGCAGTCAGGAAGGTTTTCATTCGGTGAAGGTGACGAATTAAATGTTATTGCTGCTGTAATACTTGGAGGAACAAGCCTTTTTGGAGGAAAAGGTACAATAATAGGAACAATCTTTGGTGCCCTTATAATGGGGATAATTAATAATGGATTGATTCTTGCTGGTTTAGAAGTTAGTCAGCAGATGATGGTTAGTGGGCTCATTATAATCTTAGCAGTAGCATTTGGAAGTAAAAAAGAAAAAGAATAGCAGCACATCAAAAATAGGTAAAAAAATACAATAAGTTATAAAAAACGCAATAACAAATAATGATTCTCTTCCAAAAAGTGTGGGTAGAAAAAATGAAATATGAACAAATGATTAAATAATCTGGTATCATTTAAGGAAACACAAAACAGATAAGGAGTGATGCCAGATGAGAAAAGAGTTACCCAAATTCTTTGAACAGATACTGAATATAACAGAGCCATGGTACATAGAAAAGATAGAACAACAAGAAAATACAATCAACATATATGTAGATTTCAAAAAAGGCGCAAAGTTCGAATACAACGGTAAATATTACAGTGCATACGATACAGTTCAAAGAAAGTGGAGACACTTAAACCTATTCCAATGTGAAACATACATACATGCGAGAGTAGCTAGAATAAAAACAGATGATGGGACAAAGACTGTAGAGGTTCGTTAGGAAGGTATCTTGTTGCACATAAAAACGAATATCTCAAACGGTAAAATAGAAGGTATGAACTCTATACTTAGAGGATTTACTAAAAAGGCTTTTAGTTTTAAAACATTAAAGAATTTAAAAATTACTATCTATATTTCCCTAGATAAACTTAATTAACCCCAATTTAATTACCACTATTTTCGTGAGAAATCTGATTTTGAACCATAAAATCGACTTTAAACCCTGGTTAGAAAAAAATTCTAACCAGGGTTTTATTTTTTTACATTTTTTTCAAAAACTGAGAATTAAGTTGTTAATCCATTTTAATCCCCCTTAAACAGGCGAGATCTACTGTAATTGCTAATAATCGGATTTTGTTTTCAAGAGATATAGATATATAATTGGTATGTACATATTTAAAATTTACTAAGAATAATATATACATGTTGTAATATTTTTATCATACAAGTTAACTCTAAAAATCTTATTTGTAGCAGTTTTGAAACATAAACTTTTATAACAAAGAGGGAGTCGGGAATGTACGAAGATTTGAAAAAAGAACTATACAAAGCCCACATGAATCTCGAAAAATACAGATTAGTTGCTTACACAAGTGGAAATGTCAGTGTAAAGGTTAACAATCACGTAATAATCAAACCCTCTGGAATACCATATGACGAATTAAAAGCAGAAGATATGGTAGTTCTGGATATGGAAGGAAACGTGGTAGAAGGTAAACTAAAACCGTCTGTTGATTCTGCCACCCACCTTTACCTTTATAAAAACTTACCTGATGTGGGGAGTATCATTCATACTCATTCACCTTATGCTTCTGCTTTTGCCTTGCTATCACAGCCAATACCTGTTTATAGCACCGCACATGCTGATGTTTTTGGTGTACAAGTACCTGTTTCAAACTATGCACCTGTAGGTTCTGAGGCAATTGGTAAAGCTGTGATTGAAGTTGTTAATCAAGCAAAAGCAGTTCTTTTAAGCAAACATGGGGTAATAGTCATGGGAAAAGATATCAAAGAAGTTATAAGAAAAGCTATCTTTTTGGAAGAAATCGCACAAACAGCTTATCTTGCTAAAACTATTGGAAATCCAGAACCTTTGGACGAAAAAGAAGCAAAAAGATTATATGAATTTCATCACAGTAACTACGGCCAAAAATGACAAAATTAATGGTTTAAGGGGGACAACATATGTATTTAATAGGTACGGATATAGGAACTACTGGAACAAAAACTGTTATTTTAGATGAAAAAGGAAATCTAATTTCAAAAGCAAGCAAGACTTATAAAGTAAACACACCAAAGGCTTCTTGGGCTGAACAAAATGCAGATGTATGGGTAGAAGCTTTCATTCAAACCTTAAAAGAAAGTGTAGAAAAAGCTAATATA from Petrotoga olearia DSM 13574 encodes:
- a CDS encoding substrate-binding domain-containing protein, which codes for MKNISKIGFIVFFVLTFAVTIAFAQGISVSQDLPDNPVMSTGPLGEQATSAKTLSLTAAEVDKIRAGNYTAAISFHYSGNDWSKAQARALQETFEKMGIEVVAITDAQFKPEKQVSDIETIMAMNPDIIVSIPTDPTATAPAYKRAAEAGIKLIFMDNVPANMKPGRDYVSVVSADNYGNGVVSAEIMGEVLNGKGKIGMIFHDADFFVTKQRAQGFEDTIKKEFPNIEIVARGGFIDPNKSAGVASAMITRNPNLEGIWVNWDVPAESTISILRSSGINDIVITTCDLGENVAINMAQGGMVKGIGAQLPYWQGVAEAIIAGYSLLGKDVAPYYAVPALKVTRDNLLEAWKTAYNTEPPETITRYFK
- a CDS encoding alpha-amylase family protein, with protein sequence MTEHVRINNENFVVDGRIISMYSGSIHYWRIKQERWSEILDKVKGLGFTGITTYIPWEIHEITKGTFDFGEIETSKDIDKFLSLCDEKGLTVSVRPGPQINSELTWFGFPERIIKNANYQAKNPKGGKVILNQVPKPIPALSYTNENFLAEVDIWYDAICPILEKHQPPKGNLVAVQIDNEMGYFFHINPYTTDYSESSKTLYRSFLKEKYESIQKLNNMYHSNYLCFEEINPPVRFEGASKDELPYYLDWIEYREYYLINSIRNLGNRMRKRGINVPLFHNYPHPLGPGGASGAPSTPFNLPKLEEEIDFVGFDIYSKKELYNHVKTITSYVAGCSRFPYIPELGTGVWPWYIKPGNIEDEAFTTKAALMHGIKEFNRYMLVDRNKWLGSPISHKGEINKKSYPIHEKITKNLMKFRWNDFDKQTDVLLVVNRDYDRLEAATTLLPVEGDFLESVFGFSEYPDSKIVSTNTFGFKKPIQIEKSNWFDTFYKALSSGGFSFNLGDTEQVFEKWMKYKVVVITSFEYLSEEISKKLIKYIEIGGNLIIGPSIPELNESFKETSSLKLFVEKAHREIIKNSTNKAIEKYSIGKGNLFVISEKETVKSSIENILGNLKVSKIRMNNEKLDAVLYKHKSKDEFILFIANPTFEEIDAEIELPISTNMVTDVWNEEEIKTENGILKDKLSPYEIKILKL
- a CDS encoding ATP-binding cassette domain-containing protein — translated: MVKVCELLLKMENISKSFDKIKVLKEVNFELRKGEIHALVGGNGAGKSTLMKILTGVYKKDSGNIFINGTKIEINEPKDAKVNGIAMVFQEFSLVPTLTIAQNIFLNQEPKNRLGLIDDKKCLKKAQTLLNSLHIDVHPEETIDKYSVAYWQLVEIAKALSYNSKILIMDEPTSSLSENETEILFDFMKHLKEKGISIIYISHRMEEILKIADRVTILRNGENVLTQNSSSLTLEQIIEHIVGRELEHAFEWQKRDIERKEPVLKVKNLYSKRHNLNNISFELYPGEILGVAGLMGSGRTEIVESLFGIKSYDSGEIRINNKKVNIKSPQEAMNAGLALVPENRRTKGLILDHSVKDNILLPILKKLKEKLFINDKKGRDITEKLIKTLSIKTEGINQKVKFLSGGNQQKVVIGKWTAHQPEIFLMDEPTIGVDIGAKTEIIELIRSLAIENKSIVIISSELQELLAISDRIIVLKNGMVARAINREDIFSEEELQHAVQKG
- a CDS encoding ABC transporter permease, coding for MPYKKDSKLVRKNLNWRQNIVYIAFIVVFLFFSVTLFDAGFLSKVNILNVFRQTAIIAVMGVGMTFVISTGEIDLSVGSITALSSLTTALSLEAGYGIILSSIIGVGTGLLIGLANGLLTTTVGIPSFIVTLGMMQVVRGAAMWITNTAPVPIMNESYNFWFGSGNIGSIPVLLFWMILIGIAGDLVYRKTTFGRYTLATGGNEEAARYTGINTNRIKLLTFTLSGALAGLAGMLYAGRMQSGRFSFGEGDELNVIAAVILGGTSLFGGKGTIIGTIFGALIMGIINNGLILAGLEVSQQMMVSGLIIILAVAFGSKKEKE
- a CDS encoding transposase yields the protein MHIKTNISNGKIEGMNSILRGFTKKAFSFKTLKNLKITIYISLDKLN
- a CDS encoding L-ribulose-5-phosphate 4-epimerase, with the translated sequence MYEDLKKELYKAHMNLEKYRLVAYTSGNVSVKVNNHVIIKPSGIPYDELKAEDMVVLDMEGNVVEGKLKPSVDSATHLYLYKNLPDVGSIIHTHSPYASAFALLSQPIPVYSTAHADVFGVQVPVSNYAPVGSEAIGKAVIEVVNQAKAVLLSKHGVIVMGKDIKEVIRKAIFLEEIAQTAYLAKTIGNPEPLDEKEAKRLYEFHHSNYGQK